One segment of Fructilactobacillus hinvesii DNA contains the following:
- the rsmA gene encoding 16S rRNA (adenine(1518)-N(6)/adenine(1519)-N(6))-dimethyltransferase RsmA, whose translation MNQKPAIGTRSRTLGILNQYHLNAKKSLGQNFLDDLNVLEGIVTAADVTDQDDVVEIGPGIGALTEQIAQRAHQVLAFEIDQNLMPVLDETLADYENVTIVNQDFLQANVPAILAEQLDGRHRLKAVANLPYYITKPILMNFLKGSLSFATIVLMMQKEVANRLVAQPNDHDYGALSVMTQYLYQVEIAIAVSQKSFIPAPKVDSAVVKLTPVATPAEPAYSQTAFFSFVHGCFMHRRKTLWNNLQSVFDKQPETKVTIKQVLAETGIAASVRPQALTVSQFVGLTNQFHKVDLLK comes from the coding sequence CTAGAAGTCGGACGCTTGGGATTCTAAATCAGTATCACTTAAACGCCAAGAAGAGTTTGGGGCAGAATTTCTTAGACGATTTAAACGTCTTGGAGGGAATCGTCACGGCCGCTGACGTCACGGATCAAGACGACGTGGTGGAAATTGGCCCCGGAATTGGCGCGTTGACCGAACAAATTGCCCAGCGCGCCCACCAGGTACTGGCGTTTGAAATTGATCAGAATTTGATGCCAGTGTTAGACGAGACGCTCGCTGATTATGAAAACGTCACGATTGTTAACCAAGACTTTTTACAGGCGAACGTGCCGGCAATTCTAGCCGAACAACTGGATGGGCGCCATCGACTAAAGGCGGTCGCAAACCTGCCGTATTACATTACTAAACCCATCCTTATGAACTTCTTAAAGGGATCATTATCCTTTGCGACGATTGTTTTGATGATGCAAAAGGAAGTCGCGAACCGGTTGGTGGCGCAGCCTAACGACCATGATTACGGGGCCTTAAGCGTAATGACCCAGTATCTGTACCAGGTGGAAATTGCCATTGCCGTTTCCCAAAAATCGTTTATTCCGGCTCCCAAGGTGGATTCGGCGGTCGTGAAACTGACGCCCGTAGCCACTCCAGCAGAACCGGCTTACAGTCAGACGGCCTTCTTCTCCTTTGTACACGGTTGTTTCATGCACCGGCGCAAAACGTTGTGGAATAACCTTCAGTCGGTCTTTGATAAGCAACCAGAAACGAAGGTGACCATCAAACAGGTTCTAGCGGAAACTGGAATTGCAGCGAGTGTTCGGCCTCAGGCATTAACGGTGAGCCAGTTTGTGGGGTTAACTAATCAATTTCACAAAGTCGACTTACTGAAATAG
- a CDS encoding metal ABC transporter ATP-binding protein, whose amino-acid sequence MNDLILATHELQEQFTEKSVLNNLSFELYRGRFLSIVGENGVGKTTLIRIILGQLKPTRGSVEFFPNRKAVKIGYVPQFRNIDDEYPLSVKNFVALSFAHSVVPWLQPAERKRLDAVLDETELTKLQNEPLGRASGGEKQRAYLAQALALAPDLLILDESTASLDPIAKEQLLRLVRKLNQQTGVTVISVTHDIPLAQQFSDDYLLLQPNGYQFGPIKQLQVSEYQGGEQHV is encoded by the coding sequence ATGAACGACTTAATTTTGGCAACCCATGAGTTGCAAGAACAATTTACCGAAAAGAGCGTCCTAAACAACCTCAGTTTTGAGTTATACCGGGGTCGCTTTTTAAGCATCGTGGGGGAAAATGGAGTGGGTAAAACCACGTTAATCCGGATCATTTTGGGGCAACTGAAACCAACGCGGGGGAGCGTTGAATTTTTTCCGAACCGCAAGGCAGTGAAGATTGGCTACGTACCCCAGTTTCGTAACATCGATGATGAATATCCGCTATCAGTGAAAAATTTTGTCGCTTTAAGTTTCGCACATTCAGTGGTTCCTTGGTTACAACCAGCAGAACGTAAACGTTTGGATGCGGTTTTGGATGAAACGGAATTGACTAAGTTACAAAATGAACCACTAGGGCGGGCCTCTGGGGGAGAGAAACAACGGGCTTACTTAGCGCAGGCGCTGGCACTGGCTCCAGATCTCTTGATTCTTGACGAATCGACGGCTAGTTTGGATCCAATTGCGAAGGAGCAACTCCTCCGGTTGGTACGCAAACTAAATCAACAAACGGGCGTGACGGTGATTTCCGTTACCCATGACATCCCCCTTGCCCAACAATTTTCAGACGACTACCTCCTGTTACAGCCCAATGGATATCAATTTGGTCCGATTAAGCAGTTACAGGTGAGCGAATACCAAGGAGGAGAGCAACATGTTTAG
- the purR gene encoding pur operon repressor, whose protein sequence is MKIKRSERLVDMTDYLLNRPHALIPLTFFAQRYDSAKSSISEDLTILKRTFQDRGIGLVETVPGAAGGAKYIPYILKEDADEFMDEVIEILNNSHRLLPGGYVYMSDILGDPDKLRYLGRMIATQYLNQRVDAVLTVATRGIPIAQAASSYLNVPLVIARHDTNITEGSTVSVNYVSGSSKKIKRMTISKRSLEQGANVLIVDDFIHGGGTINGLTSLIEEFDCNLVGSTFFAEGAYQSGSQAVGNYTSLVKMEDTNDGNMRITKGNYDEKIFGTSK, encoded by the coding sequence ATGAAAATTAAACGAAGTGAACGATTGGTCGACATGACTGATTACCTATTAAATCGACCACACGCACTGATTCCGTTAACCTTTTTTGCGCAACGGTATGACTCAGCCAAGTCGTCTATCAGTGAAGATCTAACCATTTTAAAACGAACCTTCCAGGACCGTGGGATTGGACTAGTCGAAACGGTGCCCGGTGCTGCTGGCGGAGCTAAATACATTCCTTACATCCTAAAAGAAGACGCCGATGAGTTTATGGATGAGGTCATTGAAATTTTAAATAATTCCCACCGGTTGTTACCGGGGGGTTATGTTTATATGTCTGACATTTTGGGTGATCCTGACAAGTTGCGTTACTTGGGTCGGATGATTGCGACGCAGTATCTTAACCAACGGGTGGATGCAGTTTTGACCGTGGCTACCCGGGGAATCCCAATCGCCCAGGCAGCTTCTTCGTATTTAAACGTGCCGTTGGTAATTGCTCGTCACGATACTAACATCACCGAGGGGTCGACGGTGAGCGTGAACTACGTCTCTGGATCCAGTAAAAAGATCAAACGGATGACCATTTCCAAACGGAGCTTGGAGCAGGGGGCCAATGTTTTGATCGTTGATGACTTTATTCATGGTGGGGGAACCATTAATGGGTTAACCTCGCTGATTGAAGAGTTTGACTGTAATCTGGTGGGAAGCACTTTCTTTGCTGAGGGAGCATACCAGAGTGGTTCACAAGCGGTCGGAAACTACACATCACTGGTTAAAATGGAAGATACCAACGACGGCAACATGCGGATTACCAAGGGGAATTACGACGAAAAAATTTTTGGAACGAGTAAGTAG
- the glmU gene encoding bifunctional UDP-N-acetylglucosamine diphosphorylase/glucosamine-1-phosphate N-acetyltransferase GlmU, whose translation MGTRNTIILAAGKGTRMKSKLYKVLHRICGKSMVDHVLTQVSQLDMDQIVTVVGFGADAVEEELGNRTEYVVQDQQLGTGDAVLRAEPLLKNASGTTLVISGDTPLFTAATLKKLFAYHEAKKATATILTSMAPDPTGYGRIIRNDLGIVEKIVEEKDADSEEKTIREINTGVYVFDNQKLFEALHHTTNNNAQGEYYLTDAIEVLKQQGDTIAAYKMADFSESMGVNNRVAQAAATKVMQQRINEAHMNNGVTIIDPASTYIDADIEIGPDTIIEPGVQLQGKTKIGSDCVIGSHSKLVDSMIHDDVTITASTLESAEMESHSNIGPNSHLRSEAHIGEYVHIGNFCEVKKAYIGSGTKLGHLTYVGNATLGKNINIGCGVIFANYDGKHKHETTVGDDVFIGSNANLIAPVTIADHSFIAAGSTITDDIHQYDMAIARSRQTNKPNYYQKLPFDGAD comes from the coding sequence ATGGGAACGAGAAATACAATCATTCTAGCGGCCGGCAAGGGAACGAGAATGAAATCGAAATTATACAAGGTATTACATCGGATCTGTGGGAAGTCAATGGTTGATCACGTTTTGACCCAGGTCAGTCAGCTCGATATGGACCAAATTGTGACGGTGGTCGGTTTTGGTGCCGACGCAGTGGAAGAAGAATTAGGCAATCGAACCGAATACGTGGTGCAAGACCAACAATTGGGAACGGGAGATGCAGTGTTGCGCGCTGAACCGTTGCTTAAAAATGCTTCCGGAACGACCCTCGTGATTAGTGGAGATACCCCCCTCTTTACTGCGGCCACGTTAAAGAAACTCTTTGCTTATCATGAAGCAAAGAAGGCCACAGCCACGATTTTAACTTCAATGGCTCCGGACCCGACCGGCTACGGGCGAATCATTAGAAACGATCTTGGGATTGTTGAAAAGATCGTCGAAGAAAAGGACGCTGATTCTGAAGAAAAGACGATTCGTGAAATTAACACCGGGGTGTACGTGTTTGATAACCAAAAGCTGTTTGAAGCGCTCCACCACACCACCAACAATAACGCCCAGGGGGAATACTACCTGACGGATGCGATTGAGGTCTTAAAGCAACAGGGGGATACGATTGCCGCCTACAAAATGGCTGACTTTTCTGAATCCATGGGCGTTAATAATCGGGTCGCTCAGGCGGCGGCCACTAAGGTGATGCAACAACGGATCAATGAAGCCCACATGAATAACGGAGTGACCATCATCGATCCAGCTTCGACATACATTGATGCTGACATCGAAATTGGCCCAGATACAATCATCGAACCCGGGGTGCAACTGCAGGGGAAGACCAAGATTGGTAGCGATTGTGTGATTGGGTCCCATTCAAAGCTAGTGGACAGCATGATTCATGATGACGTAACAATCACTGCTTCTACGCTTGAGAGCGCCGAAATGGAATCACACTCAAACATTGGACCAAACAGTCATCTTCGTTCGGAAGCTCACATTGGTGAATACGTACACATCGGAAACTTTTGTGAAGTGAAAAAGGCTTACATTGGGTCAGGCACGAAGCTGGGGCACCTGACCTACGTTGGAAATGCCACCCTTGGTAAGAACATTAACATTGGTTGTGGAGTGATTTTTGCGAACTACGATGGCAAGCACAAACACGAAACCACGGTAGGCGATGACGTCTTTATCGGTAGCAATGCCAATTTAATTGCGCCGGTTACGATTGCTGATCACAGTTTCATTGCCGCTGGTTCAACGATTACGGATGACATTCACCAGTACGACATGGCCATTGCCCGGAGTCGGCAGACCAACAAACCGAATTACTACCAAAAGCTACCGTTTGACGGGGCAGATTAA
- a CDS encoding metal ABC transporter permease: MFSFDFMRNAYLASTMIAIVCGFIGVFVVARNMSFLTHTLSEIGFAGAAFGMFVGITPLNGMLLFTMVSSVLVGRMSTKAARRENSISAISGLFIGLGVLFLALSNKSASYATNILFGSVVGISPSDVYQMVILAVIVLVVLFLIYRNLKFDSFDPVGASAQHVHSGLMSVLFLLLLALSVSVAAQIVGSLLIFILLTLPAASAKYFAHSVSGMIFVAIVCGLLGVWLGLYLGYITNLPVSFFIATIECGLYFLALIYNHFKEGV; encoded by the coding sequence ATGTTTAGTTTTGATTTTATGCGTAATGCCTACCTGGCTAGTACTATGATTGCAATTGTATGTGGTTTCATTGGGGTGTTTGTGGTGGCCCGCAACATGTCGTTTTTGACCCATACCCTATCGGAAATTGGCTTTGCGGGGGCTGCCTTTGGGATGTTTGTCGGCATTACGCCTTTGAATGGAATGCTCTTGTTCACAATGGTTAGTTCGGTCCTAGTCGGCCGGATGAGCACGAAGGCAGCCCGACGCGAAAATTCGATTAGTGCTATTTCGGGGCTCTTTATCGGGCTAGGAGTGCTTTTTTTGGCCCTTTCCAATAAGAGTGCCAGTTACGCGACTAACATTCTGTTTGGGAGTGTCGTTGGAATTAGTCCGTCAGATGTCTACCAAATGGTAATTCTAGCTGTAATTGTGCTTGTGGTTCTCTTTTTGATTTATCGAAACCTAAAATTTGATTCCTTTGATCCGGTGGGGGCAAGTGCTCAACATGTCCACAGTGGTTTGATGTCCGTCCTTTTCTTGCTGTTATTGGCGCTGAGTGTGTCGGTGGCCGCTCAAATTGTCGGTTCGTTGCTAATCTTTATTCTCTTGACCTTGCCAGCAGCTAGTGCGAAATACTTTGCGCACTCGGTCAGTGGGATGATTTTTGTTGCAATTGTCTGCGGACTGTTAGGGGTCTGGCTGGGTTTATACCTCGGGTACATTACTAACTTACCGGTTAGCTTCTTTATCGCCACAATTGAATGTGGTTTGTACTTTTTAGCCCTCATTTACAATCACTTTAAAGAGGGCGTCTAA
- a CDS encoding Veg family protein yields MQMNLPDIRNWIQDHLGSDIKVVEQAGRKRTNEYDGVLVEVFPAVFIVDLDSSEQPAHASFTYTKILTKDIQVTFM; encoded by the coding sequence ATGCAAATGAATTTACCGGATATCAGAAATTGGATTCAAGACCACCTTGGCAGTGACATTAAAGTTGTTGAACAAGCTGGAAGAAAACGAACCAATGAATACGATGGAGTCCTTGTTGAGGTTTTTCCGGCGGTATTTATTGTGGATCTTGATTCAAGTGAGCAACCTGCACATGCTTCATTTACCTACACCAAGATCTTAACCAAAGATATTCAAGTTACATTTATGTAA